A region of Paenibacillus sp. 37 DNA encodes the following proteins:
- a CDS encoding MmcQ/YjbR family DNA-binding protein — MKDTMIKYSLNKKGAIKDYPFGPDPVAIKVAGKMFALIFENKEKHCRLNLKCDPIIAENLREQHEAVQPGYHMNKKHWNTITLDGSLSNEDVYVMIDHSYDMVIQSLPKRVQESLVES, encoded by the coding sequence TTGAAAGATACGATGATTAAATACAGTTTGAACAAGAAAGGTGCGATCAAGGATTATCCATTTGGGCCTGATCCAGTCGCGATCAAGGTTGCGGGTAAGATGTTCGCCCTTATTTTTGAAAACAAGGAAAAGCACTGTCGCTTAAACTTAAAATGTGATCCTATAATTGCAGAGAACCTGAGAGAGCAGCATGAAGCAGTTCAACCAGGATATCATATGAACAAAAAACACTGGAATACCATTACGCTGGATGGTTCCTTGTCCAATGAGGATGTCTACGTCATGATCGATCACTCGTATGATATGGTTATCCAATCCCTTCCGAAAAGGGTTCAGGAATCTCTGGTCGAATCGTGA
- a CDS encoding alpha/beta hydrolase, translated as MDQQQQLAMVQQMRQNVVGTGAALQPSSTYAVTVKEVMIPTTKGDTRVLVYTPDRDHSAPLPVFFNMHGGGFILGQAEMDDPWCRLIADRSDCVVVNIDYRLAPEHKFPTAVHECYDVVKWVHGNPESFSVNPSLFAIGGHSAGGNLAAAVCLLNQQRGSELPIVLQVIDYAVLDVATDPAEKPSFEEAIPADIARTFNAMYLETPEDAQDPLASPVLATSLEGLPEALIITAEKDSLAQEARTYAARLEASGVKVTFKEYEGAAHGFTHSGDLQMAEDAWYRMSDKIREAFSK; from the coding sequence ATGGATCAACAACAACAACTGGCAATGGTACAACAAATGCGTCAAAATGTCGTCGGTACAGGTGCAGCTCTTCAACCCAGTTCCACGTATGCTGTCACAGTAAAAGAAGTCATGATTCCTACAACTAAAGGTGATACACGTGTACTTGTGTATACACCGGATAGGGACCATTCCGCTCCTCTGCCGGTCTTCTTCAATATGCATGGGGGTGGTTTCATCCTCGGACAAGCAGAGATGGATGATCCATGGTGTCGCTTGATCGCTGATCGATCTGATTGTGTGGTTGTTAATATCGATTACCGTCTTGCACCAGAGCACAAGTTCCCAACGGCGGTCCATGAATGTTACGACGTTGTAAAGTGGGTCCACGGCAATCCGGAATCCTTCTCGGTGAACCCGTCTCTATTCGCCATTGGTGGGCATAGTGCTGGGGGGAATCTTGCTGCAGCAGTGTGTTTATTGAATCAGCAACGTGGAAGCGAGCTGCCGATTGTACTTCAGGTTATCGATTATGCCGTATTGGATGTGGCTACAGATCCGGCCGAGAAACCTAGTTTTGAAGAAGCCATTCCAGCCGATATCGCGAGAACGTTCAATGCCATGTACCTTGAAACGCCAGAAGATGCGCAAGACCCGTTGGCTTCACCTGTGCTTGCAACTTCATTAGAGGGACTTCCAGAAGCATTGATTATTACCGCGGAGAAAGATTCACTGGCCCAAGAAGCAAGAACATATGCAGCAAGGCTGGAAGCAAGCGGTGTGAAGGTGACTTTTAAGGAGTACGAGGGAGCCGCTCATGGATTTACGCATTCTGGGGATCTCCAGATGGCTGAGGATGCCTGGTACCGGATGAGTGACAAGATCAGAGAAGCATTTTCCAAATAA
- a CDS encoding type III polyketide synthase translates to MNQYNSPSDIAILGMGTALPAHPVAQSDIAELIASSLQDRPDLARFARRIFKSCGVETRYTVEPSYLGSLEECRYLPSGEQSDIPTTEERMNTYKREALPLGIEAAEKALEDSGVSPKSITHIITVSCTGQYLPGLDVMLIRHLGLSARVNRLPLIFQGCAAGLKAIQMARDVVQGAPGSQVLVVCVELCTIHFQPVQDREALFAASFFGDAASSCVVGTPEPQHKNVLSLGMGYSVLLPDSTEDMTWEVGNLGYDLYLSPRIPKLLGVHLEEELRLLLQSEQLPELWAIHPGGRGIVDSVQNVMKLRDEQTKYSRDVLRTYGNLSSNTILFVLNAMREDMKVQGQSSTDGVAMAFGPGLTAELMKFTYVPSLTSVMEEHDHVLF, encoded by the coding sequence ATGAACCAATATAACAGTCCATCCGATATCGCGATTCTTGGCATGGGAACGGCTCTCCCTGCTCACCCCGTAGCACAGTCAGATATTGCAGAACTAATCGCTTCTTCTCTTCAGGATCGGCCAGATTTGGCCCGTTTTGCCAGGCGAATATTCAAGTCCTGTGGTGTTGAAACGCGATATACCGTGGAACCGAGCTATCTCGGTTCACTGGAAGAATGCCGATATCTGCCCTCTGGCGAGCAATCAGACATCCCGACAACGGAAGAACGAATGAATACATACAAGCGGGAGGCGCTTCCGCTCGGGATTGAAGCGGCAGAAAAAGCCCTAGAGGATTCAGGCGTATCTCCAAAGAGCATCACGCATATCATCACGGTCAGCTGCACCGGTCAATATCTGCCGGGTCTTGATGTTATGCTCATCCGTCATTTGGGTTTGTCTGCCCGAGTTAATCGACTGCCGCTGATCTTTCAGGGGTGTGCCGCAGGGTTGAAAGCCATTCAGATGGCACGAGATGTCGTGCAGGGAGCTCCCGGATCACAGGTCCTTGTGGTCTGTGTAGAGTTGTGCACCATTCATTTTCAGCCCGTACAAGATCGGGAAGCGCTGTTTGCAGCTTCATTCTTCGGAGACGCTGCTTCTTCCTGTGTAGTGGGTACACCAGAACCTCAGCACAAGAATGTTCTGAGTCTGGGCATGGGTTATTCTGTGCTTCTTCCGGATTCGACTGAAGATATGACCTGGGAGGTGGGGAATCTGGGGTATGACCTGTATCTATCCCCTCGTATTCCAAAGCTGTTAGGTGTTCACCTGGAAGAGGAACTGCGTCTCTTATTGCAAAGTGAACAGCTTCCTGAACTATGGGCCATTCATCCGGGAGGACGTGGGATTGTGGACTCTGTGCAGAATGTAATGAAACTGCGAGACGAGCAAACAAAGTATAGCAGGGATGTCCTCAGAACGTATGGTAACTTATCTTCCAATACCATTCTGTTTGTGCTGAATGCGATGCGTGAGGACATGAAGGTACAGGGTCAATCCTCTACAGATGGTGTAGCCATGGCATTTGGACCGGGACTCACCGCAGAGTTGATGAAATTCACTTATGTACCCTCATTAACTTCAGTGATGGAGGAGCACGATCATGTCCTTTTTTAG
- a CDS encoding methyltransferase domain-containing protein yields MSFFRTLSIRAKEDELMDDFSLGGEELREALRHLRRLNKIFAAPGPTLAGVEKLWNSVGKPNKLTLLDVGAGSGDVNQKLLQWADRQGVQLEITLVDLTEEACEEARQLFRHEPRVRVQRADLTQLPDASADIVTGSQFVHHFDGDMLVDMVSHMLRASRYGVVINDIHRHPVSYKAVWITTRMISRNRYIRHDGPLSVAKGFTGRDWKELKQRLNHDTMTYEWKPLFRYSVVIPTKGR; encoded by the coding sequence ATGTCCTTTTTTAGAACATTGTCCATTCGGGCCAAGGAAGATGAACTGATGGATGACTTTTCTCTGGGAGGGGAGGAGCTGCGTGAAGCGTTAAGACATCTGAGACGTCTTAACAAAATATTTGCAGCACCTGGCCCAACTCTGGCTGGTGTAGAGAAGTTGTGGAACTCAGTCGGTAAGCCGAATAAGCTGACCCTGCTGGATGTGGGGGCAGGTTCAGGAGACGTGAACCAGAAACTACTGCAGTGGGCGGATCGTCAGGGCGTTCAGCTGGAGATTACGCTGGTTGATCTGACGGAAGAAGCGTGTGAGGAAGCGAGACAACTATTCCGTCACGAACCCCGAGTCCGGGTACAACGTGCCGATCTTACACAACTGCCGGATGCTTCAGCAGATATCGTGACAGGTTCCCAGTTTGTACATCATTTTGACGGAGATATGCTGGTTGATATGGTTTCTCATATGCTGCGAGCATCCAGATATGGTGTCGTCATTAATGATATTCACCGCCACCCCGTGTCCTATAAGGCGGTCTGGATTACTACACGGATGATCTCGCGCAATCGGTACATTCGTCATGATGGGCCTCTTTCCGTAGCCAAAGGTTTTACAGGGAGGGATTGGAAGGAACTTAAACAACGTCTCAATCATGATACGATGACTTATGAATGGAAGCCTTTATTCCGTTACTCTGTTGTTATTCCCACGAAAGGCAGGTGA
- a CDS encoding NAD(P)/FAD-dependent oxidoreductase, which yields MSKSIDVIVIGAGIAGSTCAMQLAGKGHRTLLLDRQEFPRHKTCGEFMSPETKEMLEVLDIHLLDQSKKPSTMDHAKIVMPQGGVIEAPLPGFAYGISRYELDQILHQKALEAGAQIVTKATITSIEQLEDASYEVQVKQGDEQIGYRAKAVIGAHGTKKPRGMASAPDLRDQTVYVGVKSHFSGIEIPARVELYFCEGGYVGISPIEDGIVNVAALLTLDTVQGSGKSVNDILQAASLTNVSLAARLAEGKPVDGTQVSIAPLHLSNVPEPWSQYPHIGDAMLMIPPLCGDGMSIALRSSLLCARWTDKYLQGDIEHADWQSNYTLEASREFTQLLRRARRIQKLAFAKTNKFYPGLARMIPGLAAYVVKATRLSEMNAVR from the coding sequence GTGTCGAAATCCATAGATGTGATTGTCATCGGAGCCGGAATTGCCGGTAGTACGTGTGCAATGCAACTGGCAGGAAAAGGTCATCGGACCCTTTTGCTGGATCGCCAAGAGTTCCCTCGGCACAAAACCTGCGGTGAGTTCATGTCACCCGAAACCAAGGAGATGCTGGAGGTTCTGGACATTCACCTTCTGGACCAGTCGAAGAAACCCAGTACCATGGATCATGCCAAAATCGTTATGCCACAAGGCGGAGTGATTGAAGCACCGCTGCCGGGATTCGCATATGGCATAAGTCGATATGAGCTGGACCAGATTTTGCATCAGAAGGCTCTGGAGGCCGGAGCCCAGATTGTGACCAAAGCGACCATAACGAGCATCGAGCAGCTTGAGGATGCCAGTTATGAGGTTCAGGTGAAACAGGGAGATGAGCAGATCGGTTACAGAGCCAAAGCCGTTATCGGGGCACATGGGACCAAAAAGCCGCGTGGGATGGCTTCCGCACCTGATCTGCGGGACCAAACCGTATACGTTGGCGTTAAGTCCCACTTCAGCGGGATAGAGATTCCCGCACGGGTAGAGTTATATTTTTGCGAGGGTGGTTACGTGGGCATTTCCCCGATTGAGGATGGCATTGTGAATGTCGCCGCATTGTTGACACTGGATACCGTTCAGGGAAGTGGCAAGTCTGTAAACGATATTTTACAGGCGGCATCCCTAACAAACGTGAGTTTGGCAGCCCGTTTAGCCGAAGGAAAACCTGTAGATGGAACGCAAGTGTCGATTGCACCGCTGCATCTGTCCAATGTTCCAGAACCGTGGTCCCAATATCCGCATATTGGGGATGCCATGCTGATGATACCGCCCTTATGTGGAGACGGAATGTCCATTGCCCTTCGCTCTTCACTTCTGTGTGCAAGGTGGACTGACAAGTACCTGCAAGGCGATATTGAACATGCCGATTGGCAGAGTAATTACACACTGGAAGCAAGCCGTGAATTCACTCAATTGCTCAGACGCGCAAGAAGAATTCAAAAGCTGGCTTTTGCCAAAACCAATAAATTCTATCCTGGTCTGGCCCGGATGATCCCCGGTCTAGCCGCTTATGTTGTAAAGGCCACACGGTTATCCGAGATGAACGCAGTGCGCTAA
- a CDS encoding PLP-dependent aminotransferase family protein, translating to MNYSFSNRIAALQPSIIREILKASSGQNVIPFSAGNPAPETFPIEAIRTFTQTILEHDPVTALQYGITEGYVPLREALTQHLKTGFDTGKPSDQLFIVSGAQQGIELACKVFCNEGDTIICESPSFIGSLNSFRASGAKLAGVPMEMDGMDIEKLEQALQTEPNVKLIYVIPSFQNPTGVTTSLAKRKAIYELAKKYGVMILEDNPYGELRFNGDDVPTIKSMDDEGLVIYVGSFSKILSAGLRVGFVQAPHEVVEKMVVAKQGEDVHTAMLPQILAYKFMTDYDYAGHINSIREVYRRKATLMMDKLQEYMGESITYTQPDGGLFLWCDLPAHVPMLDYAKTAAAQGVAVVPGNAFLVNEQDPCNAIRLNFSTPSDEQIVKGVEILGKVLKGYNA from the coding sequence ATGAACTATTCATTTTCCAATCGTATCGCAGCACTGCAACCATCCATTATTCGTGAGATTCTGAAGGCTTCTTCGGGACAAAATGTGATTCCATTCTCTGCGGGAAACCCCGCACCGGAGACCTTTCCTATTGAGGCGATTCGCACGTTCACCCAAACCATTCTGGAGCATGACCCGGTCACGGCTCTGCAATATGGAATTACAGAAGGGTATGTTCCCCTCAGGGAAGCATTGACACAACATCTGAAGACAGGTTTTGATACCGGTAAACCATCCGATCAATTGTTCATTGTATCTGGAGCGCAGCAAGGGATTGAACTGGCCTGTAAAGTGTTTTGTAATGAAGGGGATACGATTATCTGTGAGAGTCCAAGCTTTATTGGTTCCCTGAACTCCTTCCGGGCATCCGGTGCAAAGCTTGCCGGTGTTCCGATGGAGATGGATGGTATGGATATCGAGAAGCTGGAACAGGCGCTGCAAACGGAGCCTAATGTGAAACTGATCTACGTGATCCCAAGTTTTCAGAATCCGACGGGTGTAACAACGAGTCTTGCGAAACGTAAGGCCATATACGAGCTGGCTAAGAAGTATGGCGTTATGATTTTGGAAGATAACCCGTACGGAGAACTTCGATTCAATGGAGACGATGTGCCAACCATCAAGTCTATGGATGATGAAGGTCTGGTCATCTATGTTGGATCATTCTCCAAAATTTTGTCGGCGGGATTACGTGTTGGTTTTGTACAAGCGCCACATGAAGTGGTAGAGAAGATGGTTGTTGCCAAACAGGGAGAAGACGTACATACAGCCATGCTTCCACAGATTCTGGCATACAAGTTCATGACAGATTATGACTACGCGGGGCACATTAACAGCATTCGTGAGGTATATCGGAGAAAAGCTACATTGATGATGGACAAGCTGCAAGAGTATATGGGTGAGTCCATTACCTATACTCAACCGGATGGTGGACTGTTCCTCTGGTGTGATCTGCCAGCACATGTGCCCATGCTTGATTATGCCAAGACAGCGGCAGCTCAAGGGGTTGCAGTTGTACCTGGAAATGCATTCCTGGTGAACGAGCAAGACCCTTGTAATGCCATCAGACTTAATTTCTCAACTCCGTCAGACGAACAGATTGTCAAGGGTGTAGAGATTTTGGGGAAGGTATTGAAAGGGTATAACGCTTAA
- a CDS encoding MaoC family dehydratase has translation MRFSEYVIGQRYETTSLALSKSDIIEFATIYDPQYMHLDEEKAKQGRFGSLIASGMQTMNISFKLWIEVGVYGEHVVAGTGMNNIQFLKPVFPDDELHVIAEVIGLSPRRKGNGIVTVLLSTFNQKNQKVFQAELSALIDN, from the coding sequence ATGAGATTCAGTGAATATGTAATAGGTCAGCGCTACGAAACCACATCCTTGGCATTGTCCAAGAGCGATATTATCGAGTTTGCCACAATCTATGATCCACAGTACATGCACTTGGATGAGGAAAAGGCCAAGCAAGGCCGCTTTGGCAGTTTAATTGCTTCTGGCATGCAAACGATGAATATCTCCTTCAAATTATGGATTGAGGTCGGGGTATATGGAGAGCATGTCGTGGCGGGCACCGGAATGAATAACATTCAATTTCTGAAACCTGTCTTTCCGGATGATGAACTTCATGTCATTGCAGAAGTTATTGGACTGTCTCCCAGACGAAAAGGAAATGGGATTGTTACCGTGCTGCTGAGTACTTTCAATCAGAAGAATCAAAAGGTATTTCAGGCAGAATTAAGTGCATTAATCGATAATTAA